The proteins below are encoded in one region of Metallibacterium scheffleri:
- the pip gene encoding prolyl aminopeptidase has translation MSDARRSLYPEIEPYGTGQLQVSALHSLYYEQCGNPQGKPVVFLHGGPGGGCNARCRQFFDPAAYRIVLFDQRGCGRSTPHAELRENTTWDLVADIERLRAHLGIERWQVFGGSWGSTLALAYAQSHPARVTELVLRGIFLLRRWELEWFYQQGCDALFPDAWEKYLDAIPAVERGDLISAYHRRLTDADADVRLAAARAWSVWEGATSFLYQDPAHIESSGADAFALAFARIECHYFIHGGFLRADDQLLQDVGRIRHIPATIVQGRYDVVCPLRSAWDLHRAWPEARLEIVPDAGHSAFEPGNSDALIRATDRYRG, from the coding sequence ATGTCCGACGCACGCCGCAGTCTTTACCCCGAGATCGAGCCCTATGGCACGGGCCAATTGCAGGTTTCCGCGCTGCATTCGCTGTACTACGAACAATGCGGCAATCCGCAGGGCAAACCCGTGGTGTTCCTGCACGGTGGCCCGGGTGGTGGCTGCAACGCGCGCTGCAGGCAGTTTTTCGACCCGGCGGCCTATCGCATCGTGCTGTTCGATCAGCGTGGCTGCGGGCGATCCACTCCGCACGCCGAATTGCGCGAAAACACCACCTGGGATCTGGTCGCCGACATCGAGCGCCTGCGCGCGCATCTGGGCATCGAGCGGTGGCAGGTATTCGGCGGCTCATGGGGTTCGACGCTGGCGCTGGCCTATGCGCAAAGCCATCCCGCGCGCGTCACCGAGCTGGTGCTGCGTGGCATCTTCCTGCTGCGCCGCTGGGAGCTCGAGTGGTTCTACCAGCAAGGGTGCGACGCGCTGTTTCCCGATGCCTGGGAGAAATATCTCGACGCCATCCCTGCGGTCGAACGAGGTGATCTGATCAGTGCCTACCACCGCCGCCTGACCGATGCGGATGCCGACGTGCGTCTGGCCGCGGCGCGCGCATGGTCGGTGTGGGAAGGCGCTACCAGCTTTCTGTATCAAGACCCCGCGCATATCGAGTCCAGCGGCGCCGACGCCTTCGCGCTGGCCTTCGCGCGCATCGAGTGCCATTACTTCATCCATGGCGGTTTTCTGCGCGCTGACGATCAGTTGCTGCAGGATGTCGGTCGCATCCGCCATATCCCGGCGACCATCGTGCAGGGGCGCTACGACGTGGTGTGCCCGCTGCGCTCGGCTTGGGATCTGCATCGCGCTTGGCCCGAGGCCAGGCTGGAGATCGTGCCCGACGCGGGCCACTCGGCGTTCGAGCCGGGCAATTCCGATGCATTGATCCGCGCCACCGATCGTTATCGCGGCTGA
- a CDS encoding MerR family transcriptional regulator: MLDPGSNNELPPIPAKRYFTIGEVSDLCGVKPHVLRYWEQEFSGLSPVKRRGNRRYYQRHDVLMIRQIRALLYEQGFTITGARQRLEGGQAKVEASYSGQVARQLRQELEELLTLLR, encoded by the coding sequence ATGCTGGACCCAGGTAGCAACAACGAGCTGCCGCCGATCCCGGCCAAACGCTACTTCACCATAGGCGAAGTGAGCGATTTGTGCGGCGTGAAGCCACACGTGCTGCGCTACTGGGAACAGGAATTCTCCGGGCTCAGTCCAGTCAAGCGCCGTGGCAACCGGCGCTATTACCAGCGCCATGACGTGCTGATGATCCGCCAGATCCGTGCGCTGCTCTACGAGCAGGGCTTCACCATCACCGGTGCGCGCCAGCGTCTTGAAGGCGGTCAGGCCAAGGTCGAGGCCAGCTATTCGGGGCAGGTTGCACGGCAGTTGCGCCAGGAGCTCGAGGAACTGCTCACGCTGTTGCGCTGA
- a CDS encoding integration host factor subunit alpha, which yields MALTKAEMAERLFAEVGLNKREAKEFVDAFFETIRKALEDGEQIKLSGFGNFELRSKNQRPGRNPKTGEEIPISARRVVTFRAGQRLKQRVEAYAGPR from the coding sequence GTGGCACTGACCAAAGCTGAAATGGCCGAGCGGCTGTTTGCCGAGGTGGGACTCAACAAACGCGAAGCCAAGGAATTCGTGGACGCGTTTTTCGAGACCATCCGCAAGGCGCTGGAAGACGGCGAGCAGATCAAGCTCTCCGGTTTCGGCAACTTCGAGTTGCGCAGCAAGAATCAGCGTCCGGGTCGCAACCCCAAGACCGGTGAGGAAATCCCCATTTCCGCGCGGCGCGTGGTCACCTTTCGCGCCGGCCAGCGCCTGAAGCAGAGGGTTGAGGCATATGCTGGACCCAGGTAG
- the pheT gene encoding phenylalanine--tRNA ligase subunit beta yields MRFSERWLRALVGVAADRDALVEGLTMAGLEVEAVTALGAGLDHVVVGAIIECTPHPNAERLRVCRVDAGLAAPLQIVCGAANARAGLKAPLALEGALLPGAVAIRATDLRGVRSQGMLCSARELALDSDASGLMELPEDAPPGQALAEYLGLPDASIELKLTPNRADCFGMVGLAHDVAALFGGVTRLPDCAAVPARTARVRTVQLQAGDACPRYCGRVVEDLDARATTPLWMAERLRRAGLRPLSAIVDVGNYVMLELGQPLHAFDDARLHGDIAVRTAHAGERLRLLDGSEVELDGQLVIGDARGAQALAGVMGGADSAVSADTRTVFLESAHFAPAAIMGVARRFGLHSDAAHRFERGVDPELPARALERATALLLAICGGRAGPLQCSELPGWSAPCASIHLRRARLLRVLGLAIADSEVERILLALDIKLAREADGWLALVPTRRFDLAREEDLIEEVARIHGYVRVPSSLPSAAMPLPPAAATARLPLPRLRAALAARDYHEAITLSLVGDALLAPWHMLETSLPLANPLSAELARMRPSLLPGLLAALRANRNRQQSRVRLFEIGRSFHPLPAVPREVERLALVACGTAALEQWGLPARALDFHDVKGDVEALLALRGGVTGGLRFAPDGLPTWLHPGRGARVLAGTQELGVIGALHPLLEQALGLESSVYVAEFDLDRLREQSPPKPQALPRFPGVRRDLAIVVAEAVTWAQVEAQTRAAAGKVLAELRLFDVYRGAGLDPGHKSYAMGLILQEHSRTLTDTDADACVSRVLQALAQAYAARIRG; encoded by the coding sequence ATGAGATTCAGTGAACGCTGGCTGCGCGCGCTGGTGGGCGTCGCCGCCGATCGCGATGCCTTGGTCGAAGGACTGACCATGGCCGGGCTGGAAGTCGAAGCGGTGACCGCGCTCGGCGCCGGACTCGATCACGTGGTCGTCGGCGCGATCATCGAGTGCACGCCGCACCCCAACGCCGAGCGCTTGCGCGTGTGCCGCGTCGATGCAGGCCTGGCTGCGCCGCTGCAAATCGTGTGCGGTGCAGCCAACGCGCGCGCGGGTCTGAAGGCGCCGCTGGCGCTGGAAGGCGCGTTGTTGCCCGGCGCTGTGGCCATCCGCGCGACGGATCTACGCGGCGTGCGCTCGCAAGGCATGCTGTGCTCGGCGCGCGAGCTGGCGCTGGATAGTGATGCCTCCGGCCTGATGGAATTGCCCGAGGACGCCCCGCCGGGCCAGGCGCTGGCCGAGTATCTGGGCCTGCCCGACGCCAGCATCGAGTTGAAGCTCACCCCGAACCGTGCCGACTGCTTCGGCATGGTCGGGCTGGCACATGATGTCGCGGCGCTGTTCGGCGGCGTCACGCGCCTGCCGGATTGCGCGGCCGTGCCGGCGCGGACCGCGCGCGTGCGTACCGTGCAATTGCAGGCGGGCGACGCCTGTCCGCGCTACTGCGGGCGCGTGGTCGAGGATCTCGACGCGCGCGCCACCACGCCACTGTGGATGGCCGAGCGCCTGCGTCGCGCCGGGCTGCGTCCGCTCAGCGCCATCGTCGATGTCGGCAATTACGTGATGCTCGAACTGGGCCAGCCGCTGCATGCCTTCGACGATGCGCGGCTGCATGGCGACATCGCCGTGCGCACGGCGCATGCGGGCGAGCGTCTGCGTCTGCTCGACGGCAGCGAAGTCGAACTGGATGGGCAACTGGTGATCGGCGATGCGCGTGGCGCGCAGGCGCTGGCCGGTGTCATGGGTGGCGCCGACAGCGCGGTCAGCGCGGACACGCGCACGGTGTTTCTGGAAAGCGCGCATTTTGCGCCGGCCGCGATCATGGGTGTGGCGCGGCGTTTTGGTTTGCACTCCGACGCCGCGCATCGTTTCGAGCGCGGCGTCGACCCGGAGCTGCCTGCGCGCGCGCTCGAGCGCGCCACGGCGCTGCTGCTGGCCATCTGTGGCGGTCGCGCGGGGCCGCTGCAGTGCAGCGAATTGCCGGGCTGGAGCGCGCCGTGCGCGTCGATCCACCTGCGCCGCGCGCGGCTGCTGCGTGTGTTGGGTCTGGCCATCGCCGACAGCGAGGTCGAGCGCATCCTGCTGGCGCTGGATATCAAGCTCGCCCGCGAGGCCGATGGCTGGCTGGCACTGGTACCGACGCGACGCTTTGATCTGGCGCGCGAGGAGGATCTGATCGAGGAAGTCGCGCGCATCCATGGGTATGTGCGTGTGCCCAGCAGCTTGCCCAGCGCCGCAATGCCGTTGCCGCCCGCCGCCGCCACGGCGCGCCTGCCCCTGCCGCGCTTGCGTGCGGCGCTGGCGGCGCGCGATTACCACGAGGCGATCACGCTGTCGCTGGTCGGCGACGCGCTGCTGGCACCCTGGCACATGCTGGAAACCTCGTTGCCGCTGGCCAATCCGTTGTCGGCCGAGCTGGCGCGCATGCGTCCGTCGTTGCTGCCCGGGCTTCTGGCCGCGCTGCGCGCCAATCGCAACCGGCAACAGTCGCGCGTACGCTTGTTCGAGATCGGACGCAGTTTCCATCCGCTGCCCGCCGTGCCGCGCGAAGTCGAACGGCTGGCACTGGTGGCCTGTGGCACGGCGGCATTGGAGCAATGGGGGCTACCCGCGCGGGCGCTGGATTTTCACGACGTCAAGGGCGATGTCGAGGCGCTGCTGGCCTTGCGCGGTGGTGTCACCGGGGGTTTGCGCTTTGCGCCCGATGGCTTGCCGACATGGCTGCATCCGGGACGCGGCGCGCGCGTGTTGGCCGGGACCCAGGAGCTGGGTGTGATCGGCGCGTTGCATCCGCTGCTGGAGCAGGCGCTGGGGCTCGAAAGTAGCGTGTATGTGGCCGAGTTCGATCTGGATCGATTGCGCGAACAGTCCCCGCCGAAGCCGCAGGCGTTGCCGCGTTTCCCGGGCGTGCGCCGCGATCTGGCCATTGTCGTGGCCGAGGCGGTTACCTGGGCGCAGGTCGAGGCGCAGACCCGCGCCGCCGCGGGCAAGGTGCTGGCCGAACTGCGCCTGTTCGATGTCTATCGTGGTGCAGGACTCGATCCGGGGCACAAAAGCTATGCCATGGGCTTGATTTTGCAGGAACACTCGCGCACGCTAACCGATACCGACGCGGATGCTTGCGTGTCCCGGGTGCTGCAAGCACTGGCGCAAGCGTATGCGGCACGTATCAGGGGGTAA
- the pheS gene encoding phenylalanine--tRNA ligase subunit alpha, with the protein MDSLAERINAARGAIAAATDLQALESLRVSLLGKNGLLTAALKELGALAPEVRKQRGAELNVFKAELGDALAARRSVLDTAATQTRLAREAVDISLPGRGAMQGSLHPVVETETRICDIFERMGYQRAEGPEIEDDWHNFEALNFPPQHPARAMHDTFYFAGGELLRTHTSPVQIRAMQGRQPPLRIIAPGRVYRSDSDQTHSPMFHQVEGLMVGEEVSFADLKGTLEAFVAAFFGRSFAMRFRPSYFPFTEPSAEVDIRWDDAAGNSRWLEVLGCGMVHPRVLENGGIDPERYTGFAFGLGVERFAMLYYGVDDLRAFFDNDVRFLAQFG; encoded by the coding sequence ATGGACAGCTTGGCGGAACGCATCAATGCCGCGCGTGGCGCGATCGCCGCGGCGACCGATCTGCAGGCGCTGGAAAGCCTGCGCGTCAGCCTGCTCGGCAAGAACGGGCTGCTGACCGCGGCGTTGAAAGAACTGGGTGCGCTGGCGCCCGAGGTGCGCAAGCAGCGCGGCGCCGAACTCAACGTGTTCAAGGCGGAACTGGGTGATGCGCTGGCGGCGCGCCGCAGCGTGCTCGACACCGCCGCGACGCAAACCAGGCTGGCGCGCGAGGCCGTCGATATCAGTCTGCCCGGACGCGGCGCGATGCAGGGCAGCCTGCACCCCGTGGTCGAGACCGAGACACGCATCTGCGACATCTTCGAGCGCATGGGTTATCAGCGTGCCGAAGGTCCCGAGATCGAGGATGACTGGCACAATTTCGAGGCGCTGAATTTTCCGCCGCAACATCCGGCGCGCGCCATGCACGACACGTTTTATTTTGCTGGCGGCGAGCTGCTGCGCACACATACCTCGCCGGTGCAGATCCGCGCCATGCAGGGGCGCCAGCCGCCGCTGCGCATCATCGCGCCGGGGCGCGTATACCGCAGTGATTCGGATCAGACGCACTCGCCGATGTTCCACCAGGTCGAGGGCCTGATGGTGGGCGAGGAGGTCAGCTTTGCCGATTTGAAAGGCACGCTGGAGGCTTTTGTCGCGGCATTTTTCGGGCGCAGCTTCGCGATGCGTTTCCGGCCCAGCTACTTCCCCTTCACCGAGCCCTCGGCCGAGGTCGACATCCGCTGGGACGACGCCGCGGGCAACTCGCGTTGGCTGGAGGTGCTGGGCTGCGGCATGGTGCATCCGCGCGTGCTGGAGAACGGCGGCATCGACCCCGAGCGCTACACAGGCTTCGCCTTCGGTCTGGGCGTGGAGCGCTTCGCCATGTTGTATTACGGCGTGGATGACCTGCGCGCGTTCTTCGACAATGACGTGCGCTTTCTGGCGCAGTTCGGCTGA
- the rplT gene encoding 50S ribosomal protein L20, with the protein MARVKRGVTARRRHKKIIGRAKGFYNARRKVFRVAKQAVTRAEQYAYIGRKQRKRQFRALWIVRINAAARMHGLSYSRLINGLAKAGVTVDRKVLADLAVHDLKAFGVIAEKARTALAA; encoded by the coding sequence ATGGCACGTGTCAAACGTGGCGTCACTGCACGCCGTCGTCACAAGAAAATCATCGGCCGCGCGAAGGGCTTCTACAACGCTCGGCGCAAGGTCTTCCGCGTCGCCAAGCAGGCGGTTACGCGCGCCGAGCAATATGCGTATATCGGCCGCAAGCAGCGCAAGCGCCAGTTCCGCGCGCTGTGGATCGTGCGCATCAATGCCGCCGCGCGCATGCACGGCCTGTCCTACAGCCGCCTGATCAATGGTTTGGCCAAGGCCGGCGTCACCGTGGACCGCAAGGTGCTGGCGGATCTGGCGGTGCATGACCTCAAGGCTTTTGGCGTGATCGCCGAAAAGGCCAGGACCGCACTCGCCGCCTGA
- the rpmI gene encoding 50S ribosomal protein L35 produces MPKIKIKTNRAAAKRFRKTASGKFKAGHAFRSHILTKKSTKRKRNLRGPNHVRACDAGHVARMLPYL; encoded by the coding sequence ATGCCCAAGATCAAGATCAAGACCAATCGGGCGGCGGCCAAGCGCTTCCGCAAGACGGCCAGCGGCAAGTTCAAGGCCGGCCACGCCTTCAGGAGTCACATCCTCACCAAGAAGTCCACCAAGCGCAAACGCAATCTGCGTGGACCCAACCATGTGCGCGCCTGCGACGCAGGCCATGTCGCGCGCATGCTGCCTTATCTCTGA
- the infC gene encoding translation initiation factor IF-3: protein MISGETTIATPTETKSHRRNNEIRVPRVRVIDAEGEQLGILTRDEALRAAEDVGMDLVEIQPTADPPVCRIMDFGKFRFEQQKKTQAAKKKQKQVEIKELKFRPTTDVGDYQIKMRNLLRFLDEGDRVKVNIRFRGREMSHQELGYELAKRIQADVTEQGVIEQFPRLEGRQMIMMIAPKKK, encoded by the coding sequence ATGATCTCTGGAGAAACAACGATCGCTACGCCTACCGAAACCAAGTCACACCGTCGCAACAACGAAATCCGCGTGCCGCGCGTGCGCGTGATCGATGCCGAAGGCGAACAGCTCGGCATCCTGACCCGCGATGAGGCCCTGCGCGCGGCCGAGGACGTCGGCATGGATCTGGTCGAGATCCAGCCCACGGCCGATCCGCCGGTGTGCCGCATCATGGATTTCGGCAAGTTCCGCTTCGAGCAGCAGAAAAAGACTCAGGCGGCGAAGAAGAAGCAGAAACAGGTCGAGATCAAGGAACTCAAGTTCCGCCCGACCACCGACGTTGGCGACTACCAGATCAAGATGCGCAACCTGCTGCGTTTTCTCGACGAGGGCGATCGCGTCAAGGTCAACATCCGCTTCCGCGGCCGCGAGATGTCGCATCAGGAACTGGGCTACGAGCTGGCCAAGCGCATCCAGGCGGACGTGACCGAACAGGGCGTGATCGAGCAGTTTCCAAGGCTCGAGGGCCGCCAGATGATCATGATGATCGCGCCGAAGAAAAAATGA
- the thrS gene encoding threonine--tRNA ligase encodes MIQITLPDGSRREFENAPSVREVAMSIGPGLGKAALAGRVDGTLVDLGCVIERDAKLEIITEKSPEALEIIRHSTAHLLAQAVQRLFPGAQVTIGPVIDNGFYYDFAYERPFTPEDLPRIEDEMRKIAAAAMPLTRTVKSRDAAVAFFQGIGETYKAEIIRAIPAHEELSLYAQGEFTDLCRGPHVPDTGRLKAFKLLKVAGAYWRGDSNNAMLSRIYGTAFLNDKDLKAYLLQIEEAEKRDHRRIGKALDLFHLQEEGPGLVFWHPRGWSIWQVVEQYMRRVYRDTGYGEVRCPQILDVSLWQKSGHWDNYKENMFFTESEKRTYAVKPMNCPGHVQIFNQGLHSYRDLPIRYGEFGACHRNEPSGALHGILRVRGFTQDDGHIFCTEEQIESEVAAFHRQALKVYDDFGFGDIQVKIALRPDKRLGDDATWDKAEHALRAALRGASVEWQELPGEGAFYGPKIEYHLKDAIGRTWQLGTMQVDFMMPGRLGAEYVDEHSQRRHPVMLHRAIVGSMERFIGILIEHHAGAFPAWLAPLQAIVLNITDAHASYAAEVAQTLARQGFRVEADLRNEKVGYKIREHTLQRVPYLLVVGDREKETGAVAVRALNGADLGSMTQSGFAARLASEAHPA; translated from the coding sequence ATGATCCAGATCACGCTCCCCGACGGCAGCCGCCGCGAATTCGAGAACGCCCCCAGTGTGCGCGAGGTGGCCATGTCCATCGGCCCCGGCTTGGGCAAAGCCGCGCTCGCTGGTCGTGTGGATGGCACGCTGGTCGATCTCGGCTGCGTCATCGAGCGCGATGCCAAACTCGAGATCATCACCGAGAAAAGCCCCGAGGCGCTGGAGATCATCCGCCATTCCACCGCGCATCTGCTGGCGCAGGCGGTGCAGCGCCTGTTCCCGGGAGCGCAGGTCACCATCGGCCCGGTGATCGACAACGGCTTCTACTATGACTTCGCCTACGAGCGGCCGTTCACGCCCGAGGATCTGCCGCGCATCGAGGACGAGATGCGCAAGATAGCGGCCGCGGCCATGCCGCTGACCCGCACGGTGAAATCGCGCGACGCCGCGGTGGCGTTTTTTCAGGGCATCGGCGAAACCTACAAGGCCGAGATCATCCGCGCCATCCCCGCGCACGAGGAACTGTCATTGTACGCGCAGGGCGAGTTCACCGACTTGTGCCGTGGGCCGCACGTTCCCGACACCGGGCGTCTGAAGGCTTTCAAGCTGCTCAAGGTGGCCGGTGCCTACTGGCGTGGCGACAGCAACAACGCCATGTTGAGCCGCATCTACGGCACCGCTTTCCTCAATGACAAGGACCTCAAGGCTTATCTGCTGCAGATCGAGGAAGCCGAGAAGCGTGATCACCGCAGGATCGGCAAGGCGCTGGACCTGTTCCATTTGCAGGAGGAAGGCCCGGGCCTGGTGTTCTGGCATCCCAGGGGCTGGTCGATCTGGCAAGTGGTCGAGCAGTACATGCGCCGCGTGTATCGCGACACCGGCTATGGCGAGGTGCGCTGTCCGCAGATCCTGGATGTGTCGCTGTGGCAGAAATCGGGCCACTGGGACAACTACAAGGAAAACATGTTCTTCACCGAGTCGGAGAAGCGCACCTACGCGGTCAAGCCGATGAACTGTCCAGGCCATGTGCAGATATTCAATCAGGGCCTGCACAGTTACCGCGACCTGCCGATCCGCTATGGCGAGTTCGGCGCCTGCCATCGCAACGAGCCTTCCGGCGCGCTGCACGGCATCCTGCGTGTGCGCGGCTTCACCCAGGACGACGGCCACATCTTCTGCACCGAGGAGCAGATCGAGTCCGAGGTGGCGGCGTTCCATCGTCAGGCGCTGAAGGTCTACGATGACTTCGGTTTCGGCGACATCCAGGTGAAGATCGCGTTGCGCCCGGACAAGCGTCTCGGCGACGACGCCACTTGGGACAAGGCCGAGCATGCGCTGCGCGCGGCGCTGCGCGGCGCCAGCGTGGAATGGCAGGAATTGCCCGGCGAGGGTGCGTTCTATGGCCCGAAGATCGAATATCACCTCAAGGACGCCATTGGCCGCACCTGGCAGCTGGGCACCATGCAGGTGGACTTCATGATGCCCGGCCGCCTGGGTGCCGAGTACGTGGACGAGCACAGCCAGCGCCGCCATCCGGTCATGCTGCACCGGGCCATTGTCGGCTCGATGGAGCGCTTCATCGGCATCCTCATCGAGCACCACGCCGGCGCGTTTCCGGCATGGCTGGCGCCGCTGCAGGCCATCGTGCTGAACATCACCGACGCACATGCAAGCTATGCTGCCGAGGTGGCGCAGACGCTGGCGCGACAAGGTTTTCGCGTCGAGGCCGATTTGCGCAACGAAAAAGTGGGCTATAAGATCCGCGAACACACGCTGCAACGCGTGCCCTATCTGCTGGTGGTCGGTGACCGCGAGAAGGAAACGGGTGCGGTCGCCGTGCGCGCTCTAAACGGCGCGGATCTGGGCAGCATGACGCAGTCCGGATTCGCCGCACGCCTGGCCTCGGAAGCACACCCTGCTTAG
- a CDS encoding NAD-dependent epimerase, with amino-acid sequence MRILVTGAAGFIGAALIEHLLARGEQVLGIDNHNDYYDPALKQARLDRFATHPGYRHARLDIADGAALHAAFAPFSPERVVHLAAQAGVRYSLQNPAAYVQSNLVGFGNVLEACRHGSVQHLVFASSSSVYGANRKLPFSEADAVDHPLSLYAATKKSNELMAHAYSHLYRLPATGLRFFTVYGPWGRPDMSPNLFAARIRRGESLDVFNHGRHQRDFTYIDDIVAGVVAVLDQPATPAPAYDALHPHPGRSDAPFRIYNIGGDRPVELLHFIELLEQSLGRRVQKNLLPMQPGDVEATWADVSALRAATGWQPRVGIEDGIAHFVAWYRDYYRQ; translated from the coding sequence ATGCGCATTCTGGTCACTGGCGCGGCCGGCTTCATCGGTGCCGCGCTGATCGAGCACCTGCTGGCGCGCGGCGAGCAGGTGCTGGGCATCGACAACCACAACGATTACTACGATCCGGCGTTGAAACAGGCGCGGCTGGATCGTTTCGCCACGCATCCGGGCTATCGGCATGCACGTCTCGACATCGCCGATGGCGCGGCGCTGCACGCGGCGTTCGCACCCTTCAGCCCCGAACGCGTGGTGCACCTGGCGGCGCAGGCCGGCGTGCGCTACTCGCTGCAGAATCCCGCGGCCTATGTGCAGAGCAATCTGGTCGGCTTCGGCAACGTGCTGGAAGCCTGCCGCCACGGCAGCGTGCAGCACCTGGTGTTTGCCTCGTCCAGTTCGGTCTATGGCGCCAACCGCAAACTGCCCTTCAGCGAGGCTGACGCGGTCGATCATCCGCTCAGTCTGTACGCGGCCACCAAGAAATCCAACGAGTTGATGGCGCACGCCTACAGCCATTTGTACCGGCTGCCTGCCACCGGGCTGCGCTTCTTCACCGTGTACGGGCCTTGGGGGCGGCCGGACATGTCACCGAACCTGTTCGCCGCGCGCATCCGCCGCGGCGAGTCGCTGGACGTGTTCAACCACGGCCGGCACCAGCGCGATTTCACCTACATCGACGACATCGTCGCCGGTGTCGTGGCCGTGCTCGACCAGCCGGCCACCCCCGCTCCCGCTTACGACGCACTGCACCCACACCCCGGCCGCTCCGATGCGCCGTTCCGCATCTACAACATCGGCGGCGATCGGCCAGTGGAGCTGCTGCACTTCATCGAGCTGCTGGAACAATCGCTGGGCCGGCGCGTGCAGAAAAACCTGCTGCCCATGCAACCCGGCGACGTCGAGGCCACCTGGGCCGATGTTTCCGCACTGCGCGCCGCCACCGGCTGGCAGCCACGCGTCGGCATCGAGGACGGCATCGCGCACTTCGTGGCCTGGTACCGCGACTACTACCGACAGTGA